TTAGATACTTTGCAATCTCTACATAACCATGCGTAGCAGCATAATGTAAAGGGGTATGTTCATTTCTATTTCGTGCATCAACATCTGCTCCATGTTTTATCAAAAGTTTTGCTAATTCTTTATTGTTATTTTCAACAGCACAATGTAAAGGGTTCACGCTATCTTTATCTTGTGCATTAACATCTGCTCCATTATCTATTAGATACTTTGCAGTCTTTATATCACCATTTGCAGCAGCATGGTGTAAAGGAGTCATTCCATTTTCATCTTGTGCATAAATGTCTTCTCCATCTTCTAATATAGATTGGCTTAAAGCTTCAGATTTATCTGCATCAAAATATATTCCACTCTCGTCACTACTACTTTTATTTAAAAAGGTCTGTTCACCATTATATGTAGCACCGTATTGTTCCGAATGTTGATTATGACCGGGTTGTTCTATGCACTTCCGATTATTGGCAAATCGTTGTTCTGCCTCTTGCAACTTTTGCGCCACAGCATCTCTTTTAGCCTGTTCTCTTTCTAATGTATCACCTACTTTGTCTGTATTGTTTTCATTAATGATTGAGTTTGAAGAAGTCTGTTCATTCTCATTTTGTACATAGATTTTTCTGTTGTTTGGTGTAGTTCCATTGTTCTCTCCCTGACCTTTTGCATTCCATGCTTGCACTGCAGCAGTTATTTTATTTCCGCCCACAGCTAAATTTCCTGGAGTTTTATTATTAGGCTGCAGTAAAGTGCCTTGTCCATAAGTTAGTCTTTTCTTTCTTGCCTCAGCATAACGTTGTTCTCCTTCCTTTAACATTTCTACTATGATATCCTTATTTGGTATATTGCTAACCATATCTCTTGGAGTTCGGCCTTGACTATCTTTTAGTGAAGGATTTGCGTTAGCATCTAATAAAAGCTGAACCATCTCTTGATGACCATGCAAAGCAGCAATGTGCAAAGCAGTGAATTTAGAATTAACATCACCCGATATTTGTTCATCAACTTTTACTTTCTTTTCTAGTAGGAGTTTTACTATTGGTACACTGTTACATTCCACAGCAAGATGTAACAATGTGTAACTTGCAATTTTATCTAAATCTTGTATCATGAATAGCTTATCTATCTTCAAATTGTTATAAGTGCTATATGCTTCTGGGTTTACACCTTTTAGCTTACTCCCTATTCTTTCAAGCAAATTATCCTTATTCAAACCTTCACTCTCACTCACATTGCGTATTATTTCAAAAAACTTTTCCTTTTCTATTACCATAACCTTTCCTCTCAATTTATTTATTATTGCTGAATAGTCTCACAAAAAAGTTAAGTTTGTCGAAATTCGATGTTTGATCTAAAAATTAGTCATAAACATTTTCTTCCAATTCGTTGTCATTCAACTCCCCTGTCATCCCAGCACCTTCTTCTGTCATCCCAGTGCGTGACACTGGGATGGCTTTGTTGCATCGCTAGCTATGATGGATTAAAGATAAAAAAGATGGAGAATATCAGTAGCTTATTATTCTGGTATTTATAACAAGAGCGGTCAGTGAATACCTAAATTTGAGTAAAAGAAATTTCACTACCACTCACTAATCCGGCTAAAATTCAAGAATTTCAATGCTTTAGCTATTTTCAATAGAATTAAGTTTATTAATATAAATAATAAATTACTATTCTTAAATTTGATCAGATTGATTGCAAAAAAACAAGATTTTCAATAGGTTGCTTATAATCCTAGCTATAGTTAGCCTTTCATAAGTAGCGATGCAACAAAGCCCACTGGGATCTCATTTTACTTTATGATGATGTCATGAAAGTAGCTGACACTGGAATGGCTTTGTTGCATCGCTAGCTATGATGGATTAAAGATAAAAAAGATGGAGAATATCAGTAGCTTATTATTCTGGTATTTATAACAAGAACGGTCAGTGAATACCTAAATTTGAGTAAAAGAAATTTCACTACCACTCACTAATCCGGCTAAAATTCAAGAATTTCAATGCTTTAGCTATTTTCAATAGAATTAAGTTTATTAATATAAATAATAAATTACTATTCTTAAATTTGATCAGATTGATTGCAAAAAAACAAGATTTTCAATAGGTTGCTTATAATCCTAGCTATAGTTAGCCTTTCATAAGTAGCGATGCAACAAAGCCATCCCAGTGTCATGCACTGGGATGACAAAAAAAGGAGCACTGGAATGACACCCTACTTAACCCGTCATACCGCCGCGGTATCTCCTTAGCATAGATCCCGCTAACAAGCAGCGGGATGACGATTGTCGTTTAGCTACAAACATTAAGAAATTTACCAAGTAGAAAAAAAGGCAAAAGAAGCCCCGTGGTTGGCTAATTACTTACATTATACTTTCAAGTATGGCGTTTTTTTATTCTAAACGTTTAATAACCGCGATTCAGTTGCTTTTAAGCCGCAACTAATCTAAATTATAAACATTAAGAAATTTACTAAACAGAAAAAAAGGCAAAAGAAACCCTAGGGTAGCTAATTATTCACTATCCATTTTTTAAGTTGGCGTTTTTTGATGTTTTAAATAGCGTATTTCAGCTTGTGTAGGTAAAAACCTAGAAATTTGATAAAGACATAGAGTGCACATAGTGCAAAAAATTAAACATGAGACGCCAGATACGTGAGTTTTTTTGTCATTTAATCTGTACAGAGAAGATAAATAAATAGCTTCAGTTTCATGATAAGGGGGCTGGCGGAGTTTGTCAAGGAAGTTTTTTCACTTCTGCGGGCTACCTGGGTTAATATTATATAGGAGGTCTGCTGCCAATAAAGCCTAAACTTACCAAATACATTTCTGTAGATTCAGATCTACTTGACTTTGGTTTAAAATATTTTACTGTTTTAAACATTTTTTTTAGCTCGTTACAAAAATCTTTATCAGATTCTCCTTGGAAAATTTTTACTACAAACGTGCCACCATGGCTCAAGAAATGCTTTGCAAAATTGAGCGCTGCCTCACATAAAAGCATAATTCTGATATGATCCAACGATTTTAAACCACAAGATTCGGGCGCCATGTCAGATAAAATTACATCAAATTTTTGATCCTTGAATTTTTCTCTTAAAATTTCAAGCCCATTGATAATATCACATTGTATAAACTCTACTCCATTAATTGCGTTCATTGGTTTCATGTCAAGAGCAACTACATTTGCACCTTTCTGAGACGCGACTTGTGACCATCCACCAGGAGAAGCACCAAGATCAATAATTTTTTGCCCTTCTTGGAATAATTTAAATTTATTATCCATTTCTACCAGCTTATATGCTGAGCGTGACCTATAACCATCCTTGCTAGTTTTTCGCACATACTGATCATTCAAATGACGATGTAGCCACCTTGTTGAAGATAGTTTTCTGCCTCTAGCCGTCTTTACTCTAGTTTTTATTGCTAATACCCTACTTATTATTGATTATATCTTTGAGCTCTTTTTCAACTACTTCTTTTACCAGTGCATGTAGATATTTATTCAGCCATTCTGAGAGCTGAGGTTTTAAAAGAGATGTAACTAATTCTTCAACAGTAAGATTCGCTCTTTTTTGTTGTTTATGCTGCAATTCGTTTTGCATTTTTCCAAGCAGCGCTTTGATCTCTTCCATATTCTCTTTTAAAACTAGATGATCATTATTTTGCGCTTGTAAGCCGCTATTACTCGCTTTGTTATTACTCATTTGGATATTATCGTACAAATCAATGTCTTTTTTTTCTTCTGAATTGTAGCTATGGCCATTAAATTGGTTGTTGTTGCAAGCCATTTCCTCACTTTGGTCATCATTATCAATGTTCTCTTCTTTACCATTTTCTTTTTTGCCATCTTCTTCCATGTCTTCTGGATACTCTTCTTCAAGGCATAGCACATCATCATTTTCATCCTTTATTTCTGCTTTATCGTTACTTGCGTTTTTACCCGATATAGCTTTTTTTATATCTTCTAGAATATCTTTTACAGATTGATTGCCTTGTTCATCATGCATAGTGCTAATACCATTAAATTTAGAGATTTATACTATTTATTATAAAAAGCAAATTATAAACACTAGTTACATAATTGCTTTTTGCTTCAACTAAGTCTGAACGTGCTTTAAATAATGCATCTTCAGTGTCCAAAAGGTCAGATGTACTCTTTAAACTTAAGTTTACCTCTTGCTCAACTCCTTCCAATGCTAAAGCTGCTGCTTTTTCCGCTTCTTGACTTGCTTTAATAATGGCTTTTGCTGTTAGCACATTATTCCAAGCATTTACAACTGCTTGTTCTATATTTTTTACCGTTTCATAATAATCGTAGGTAGATTTTTTTGCATCCATTTTAGCTTTACTGACACCAAAAGCATTCGCTCCTTTTTTAAAGATTGGAACATCAAGAGTAAAAACTATATGAACATTTTCTAATAGCTTGTCTAATTTTACACCATCCTTCCCAAAATTTTTGCTTGCGCTTAGATTTAAAGAAGGAAGCCACTTGGAGCTTTCAGCGATCACTTCCATTCCGGCTGCTCTTTTTTGATAAACTGCTGCTTTTAGAGATAAATTATTGGTTTTTGCTAATTGTAAACATTCATTTAGCTCTGGGACAGAAGGTAGTTTATCATTAGCTTCAGAAAGGTCATCAGCATCTTCGCCAATCAAATGATAATAAGCAATATTTGCCAATTTTAATTTACCTTCAGCATCAACTCTTTCGGATATAGAAGACGAAAATTTTGCTTTTGCTAGCAAAACTTCAGCGTTAGTAACTTCTCCAAGGGAAAAGCGTTTTTTCATAGCTGACAAATGTTCCAAAGAAACGCGTTCTTTATGTTCTCTGAGCTTTAATATTTCTGTCTTTTGTAAAACACCAACATATGCTTTCACAGCATTAAGTGCAACCTCTTGTTTTAATTGCTGAAATCGTATTTTTTCTGCTTTGAGAAGATGACTTGATCGACTGAATGTGGCAAAGGTGCCACCGCCATCTATTATCCTTTGGCTTAATATCAGACGTTTTCCAGGTAAATTAGGTTGATTATAAAGATTAAAATTACTATCAAAATTGTACTGCAAACTAATGTCAGGTAAAAATCCAGCTAACCCAGAAGACTTAAGCTGTTTTTCTGCGCTTTTATATTGGTAAAATTGAGACTTTATTTTTGAGCTATTTTTGATCGCTTTGCTTATAACTTCTCCCACATCGGTTGCATAGCAACTTATAGTACTAAAAATGATCGCAAGTGTAATAATCAATCGAAACATTCTACTTCCTGTGCATATTGGTTGCGCAGCTCAATTACTAACATAAATTACTTTAATAATCAATAACTAATATTGTTGACACTATTGAGAAATTAAGTATATAGTAGCTTACTATTGTTTAGTTAAATTACAATGAAAACTTTTTTCTTAAAAGAGAAACAAATCGACAAAAAATGGTTTGTCATAGATGCAGAAGGATTAGTGGTAGGAAGGCTTGCAGCATTTGTAGCGACACTATTGCGTGGAAAGCATAAACCTGAGTATACACCTCATATGGATTGTGGCGATAATGTAATTATTATCAACGCAGAAAAGGTGCATTTTACCGGGAAGAAGCTTAAAGATAAAATTTACTATAAGCATACAGGTTATTCTGGTGGTTTGAAGAAAACTACTCCAGATAATATTTTAAATGGCAAATTTCCTGAGCGTGTAATAAAAATGGCAGTGAAAAGGATGCTTGATGATGGCCCTATGGCGCGTAGACGCTTTGAAAATTTGTATGTTTATTCTGGTTCAGAGCATAAGCATCAAGGGCAGCAACCTGAAAAGATAGATTTTGCCTCTTTGAATCGTAAAAATAAAAAGTAATGGAGTAAAAATGAAGAGTTCTACAATAAATAATAATGATTGGTCAGAAAAGACAATTAAATCAGCAGTTGATTCGCTTGGTCGTTTATATGCTACAGGCCGAAGAAAAGAATCTGCAGCAAGAGTATGGATAAAGCCGGGAAGTGGAAAATTTAGTGTTAACAAAAAAGGCGATCTAATTTCTTATTTTAAAAGAGAGTCAGTGTGCCAAATAGTGAAAATGCCATTTGTAGCAACTTCTACGTTAGACAAATATGATGTATTCGCAACTGTAAAAGGTGGAGGGCTATCTGGTCAAGCAGGTGCTCTAGCTCATGGAATAAGCAGAGCTTTAAGTAGTGTAAGCCAAGATTTGCATTCTATATTACGTAATGGTGAGTTCTTAACTAGAGATTCGCGTGTTGTTGAACGTAAGAAATATGGTCAACATAAAGCTCGGAAAAAGTGTCAATTTTCTAAGAGATAGTTATTTCATAGTGGTGTTTTTTTGTAAGTATTATACAAATATTTGCAAAAGTGTATAATATCCTCTATTTTTGTGATGAATTTAGTTGACTATCGGTGTCAACATAATATGCTATTTGTGTGATTTTTCAATATTAAGGTAATTTATGAGTAAAGAAGATATAATAAAACAATTAAAGGAAGATTGTTCTGGTCAGAATATAGATATAACAAAATCTGATTTGAGCAAGATTCATGATGCGTTTATTAAAATAATAAAGGATGAGCTGCATGGGAAAGGTGAAATACGTTTGCATGGAATAGGAACATTTTCTACTGCTATAAGTCAGGAGAAACAATGTCGTAACCCCCAAAATGGTGAGATCATGACTGTTCCTGAAAAGACAAGGGTAAAATTTAAAGCAAGCCAAACTCTTTTAAGTATTTTAAATGAGAAGGAAAAAGCAGCAGTTAGTTAGACATTATCATTTTCATTGTTTTTACTACGCTGTGTAAGCCATAAAATACAGCTTCGCTAATTAAATAGTGGCCTATGTTAAGAGCTGAGATGTGAGGTATTCTTGTCATCTTCTTAGCGTGTTTATAAGTTATGCCATGTCCTGCGTGGCATTCTATTCCTAATTTATTGACGTACTCTGCAGCATTAGTAATTAACTGTAACTTTTTTTCTGATGGATTATCACAGTAATCCCCTGTGTGAATTTCTATTATGTCAGGTTTTATCTCTAGCTTCTCAAGATATTTTAGTTGATTAATATTTGGATCGATAAACAGTGAGACTTTTATGCTAGAGCTATGCATTTCCTCTATTATACTAGAAAGTTTGCTGTGCATATTAATGATATCCAGGCCACCTTCGGTTGTTAATTCTTCTCTTTTTTCTGGTACTATACTAATCGAATAGGGTTTTACCTTTTTTGCTATTTTAAGTATTTCTTCCGTGGCTGCAATTTCAAGATTTAGCTCAGTGCTAATGCTTTTTTTTAGGTTAAATACGTCTTCATCTCTAATATGCCTTCTATCTTCTCGTAAGTGTACAGTAATAAAGTCTGCTCCAGCGTCAATGGCTATTTCTGCTGCTTTCAATAGATCTGGGTAGGAAGTTCCGCGTGCGTTGCGGAGGGTTGCAACGTGATCAATATTAACACCTAGTTTCACAATCTACCTCAAAAATTATTTATGGATTATACATGTTATTAGGTCTTTTGCATAGTCATTGTTTGATTAGCAATACCATAGCCGAGAGACGGGGTTGGCGAAATGTGTCAAGGTGGCCTAGCATCACGCGCTGGAATGACATTTGGGAGTATGTTATCCGTTTGTCACTTCTAAATGATAAAAGCCTCAATGAATTTATTAGTTTATTACATGTCTCTTTTCATGTATAAATCTATAGAAAGTTTTATACGGAAGTTGTTTTATGAGCAAAATTATAGAAATCAGAGCGCCAAAAACTCTTGGTGGTGAGTCAGTTACGGAAGGTATAGTAAAAATAAAGAAAAATATTGGAGAAGCAGTAAAAGTAGATGACTTGATCTTTGAAATTGAGACTGACAAAACAGCACTCGAATTAACTGCAGAAGCTTCAGGGCAAATAACTGAATTTCTCGTAAAGGAAGATGATGTAATAAGTCCTGATCAATTGTTAGCGAAGTTTTCCGTGGGGGAAGTAAAAGAGGAAGCGAGAAAAGAAGATAAAAGCGAAAGTTCTGCTAAAAAAGATGCTCCATCAGCTCGCAAAATTATGGAAGAAAATGCAATTAATGCAGAAAGTGTCAAAGGAACTGGCATGGGAGGCAGAGTAACAAAGGCAGATGTGATAGGCCACATGAACAAAGCAGAACAGCCTGCAATAAAACAATACGAATTGCCAAAAAGTGTAGTGAGTGGAGAGCAAAGAGAGGAACGAGTAAAAATGAGCAAAATAAGACAAGTAATTGCTGCTCGTTTGAAGGCATCGCAAAATACTGCTGCAATACTGACCACGTTCAATGAAATTGACATGAAAAATGTCATGGATCTAAGAGCAAAATATAAGGACACTTTTGAAAAAAAATATGGAATAAAACTTGGTTTTATGTCGTTTTTTATAAAGGCAGCGGTGCAAGCACTGAAAGAGATCCCTGAAATTAACGCTGAGATCTCAGGCGATGAGATCATATATAAACATTACTATGACATAGGTGTTGCTGTTGGCACCGATAAAGGTCTTGTTGTACCAGTTATTCGAAATGCTGATCAGATGTCATTTGCAGAAATTGAGTTGACTTTAGTTGCTCTTGGCAAAAAAGCTCGCGAGGGTAAATTACAAGTATCAGAAATGGAAGGCGCAACATTCACTATCTCAAACGGCGGAGTATACGGTTCACTCCTTTCTACTCCGATAATAAACCCTCCGCAATCTGGAATACTTGGAATGCACTCAATACAAAACAGGCCAGTTGCTGTAGGCAATTCAATTGAAATCAGGCCTATGATGTACATTGCCCTCTCTTACGACCACAGAATAGTGGATGGCAAAGGAGCAGTAACTTTCCTCGTTAAAATAAAAAATTATATAGAAGACCCAAACAGATTAGTTTTAGAAGTGTAGCTCAAATGAGTTGTTGTTAGTCTAGTATTGCTAAAAGCCTAAACTTTGCCTAGTTCTGCCGATGGTTTAGCAACTTCCGGGTGATCAGGACCGTAATGTTTCTCGAAAATAGGTAAAGCCCATTCAAGTAACTCCTTTTTTTTCTCATAATTACCTAAATCTCCATGAACGATACTTAGGTTTGCCAGCAGTTTAGCAACTTCCGGGTGACCAGGCCCATAATGTTTCTCAAAAATAGGTAAAGCCCGTAAAAGCAATTCCTTTCTTTTCTCGTAATTACCTAAATCCCTATAAGCGTTGCCAAGATTTGCCAGTGTTTTAGCAACTTGAAAATGATCAGAGCCGTAATATTTCTCTTGGATTGCTAAAGCCCGTTCTAGCAACTTTTTTGCTTTCCGAAGATTACCTAAATTCCCATAAACGTTGCCTAGGTTTGCTAGTACCATGGCAACTTGAAAATGATCAAAGCCATAGTGTTTCTCAAAAATGGGTAAAGCCTGTTCAAGCAACTCCTTTTTTCTTTTATGATTACCTAAAGCACCATAAGTGATACCTAGGTTTACAAATGTTTTAGCAAATTCGAAATGATCAGGGCCGTAATGTTTTTCTTGAATTACTAAAGCCCGTTCAAACAACTCTTTTGCTTTCTTATGATCACCTAAAGCACCATAAACGATACCTAGGTTTCCTAATGTTCTAACAACTTGAAAATGATCAGGGCTGTAATATTCCTTAAAGATAGGTAAAGCCCGTTCAAGCAATTCCTTTTGTCTTCTAGGATTACCTAAATCAGAGTATCCATCATCCATCCATATTAACAAATCCACAAGATAATCCTTCTCTATTGCTTGTTTTTCTAAAGATTCTGAAGGTTTTTCTTCTAGCCAATTGTCTATATGTGATAGAAATGCTTCTAAATGTGGTAATAATTGTCGTTTCTTAGCATAATCTTCTAATTTGTCACTGCCATAAGGAAAGCTTTCTTTCAGTAATTCAAAAGTCTTTTTCACAACTTTTTCTTTGCCTTGCTTTTCTAACTCTATTCTTGTTACTTGCTGCACTAACCTGTGAACGTTGACTGAACTTTGCTCTTCTCCTGAGTTGATCATTGAATATTGCTTAAGTAGTTGGATAGCATCACCTAACTTTTCTCTATTGCGTTCTAATCCTAAAAACATTTCTACAGGAATATTGTCAGAGGCAATATAGGCGATAATATCTAAAATTTCTTTGGCTTGCTGGCCATACTCTGCGTTGTCTTTGATTTTATTAATAGTAATTCTCCAGGTTATAAAAGTTGTCTCGGTGTAACTATCATTGCTGTCTTCAGGAAACTTGAAATCAAGCAATTTTTCTGCTTCCTCTTTATACCTTTTTAAATAATCACTGATTTCAAACCTCAAGCCTACATTCTTTAATGCTATATCCCTTTCTTTTATGTATGCAACTGCCTGCTGCAGGGCTAAAGGAAAATGCTGTAATGTCTCTGCTAAATTCTTTATTTCATTTTCTTGTGATCCATCCTTTATATCCAATGCTTTTCTAATGAAGTCTATGGACTCTTTAAATATACCCAATGTTAATACTTCTATATCTCCCCACTTTTGATTACGCGAGGTAATCAAAACACTAGGTTTATTATCATCAGATGATAAAAAGTGGGACGGTAAAAATTGACTAATACCAGCATCTTGACCTTCACTTCTATATTTTTCTGCATTATCGAAAACAAAGAGACTTTTTCTCTTGGCAAAAAAAGCATATATATCTCTTACAATAGATTCAATATCCCTATCTTCTGTAGGAATGCCTAAAAGACCTTTAGCTAATCTGAAAAAAGACTGCACTATAGTTTCATAGGTTGCAGCATTTATCCATATAATATTGTTGTCATAATTTTTACTGTGCTTTTCAATATATTTTCTGGCTAGTTCAGTTTTACCTATTCCTCCCAAACCACAGATAGAAACTAGTTGTGATATTACTGTGGCTACACCTTGACTTTTTTGTATTAATTTGTGTAGTTCTCGTAATTCTTCTGTCCTTCCAGTGAACGATCCTACTGGATTTCTCACCTCAAATCGAAAGCCTCCTAAGATTTCTTCTTTCATCTTGCGAAAGAATTCTCTTCCGTCTTCATGTGTAAGAAAACGTCTCCCTTTTTCTTTCAACCAATCTAGCATTTTTTCTTGGAAGCGAGCGTAAACATTCTGTCTATCAATATCATTAAATTGCTCGCCTAGCTCACTTTTGATAATATCCGCTAGTTTTATTTCATTGGGCTGATTTACTGCAAATACTAACTTATCAAAAAATTCTTTTATATTGTCTTCCAACCTACCTTCATTCATCATTCGTCCAAATTCACGTTGCCACGTCTGATTTCTTTCCAATTTCCTTTTTGAGTTCTGATCTGGCTTGTTTTGGAGTTTTTTTATCTCCTCTTCTAATTCTTCCATCGCTTCTTCTACAGCACTTTCAAATGCTGGTTGCACTACTGAAATCATGTTATTGTGAATATAAGAGAACTTATATCTAGTGCCACCATCTTTAAAAAAGACATCACTAGTGTCGATTACTTCAACTAAAATTTCTATTTCCTCGTTTGGTCCTAAAGTTTTTACCCTCAACTTCTTCACTGTGTTTCGTGCTGTGCTTTGATCCAGATCAAAATCGATATTAGTACAGATAATAAAATCTTTCAGGTTACCATCTGCAAAATCTTGATTATTTTTGATCTTTAGGTAAGAAACAAAATACTTTGCTAATCCAAACTCACCACTTTTATCTTTTGTAAGTAAGTTCCCTACTCCAATTTTCTTGTTATCTTCATCTTGTGTGTGTTTAGCCTGCAAAAAACGGTATACTTTCTTACTACCTTGGGTACATTCAAATACTAAATCATCGAACTTTCTGGCCTCTTCTATTTCTGTACCTAAGCGAAAAGAGTGCTGATAGAGCACTCCTCGATGCAAAAATAGCATCAATACCTTTAGCTGGTAGATATTACCGTGCATAACTAGTTACCTCATACAGGCTGCTATAAATTTGTTTGATCTAGAATTAAAGATTACCAAACACCTAAAATAATGCAATAGAGTCTTTATGTGTTGATAGAAAGGCCTTCGAGGGTAGGAATTGCCTGGCAAACTCTTAATTCTTGATTTAAAAAAGACTTTCCAAAGACTCCCCGAATCTAATATGTAATTGCTGTAGGCTGCATTTAGTAATATAATCTCATATTAAATAAGACTTTACTTAAGTTTATGCTAGATTCTCCGCTAATTTTGACAGCCATTCTTATATTTTTCATTTTTACGTTGTCATTCTTTTTTATAAGAAAGAT
This genomic interval from Wolbachia endosymbiont (group A) of Rhinocyllus conicus contains the following:
- a CDS encoding tetratricopeptide repeat protein — its product is MHGNIYQLKVLMLFLHRGVLYQHSFRLGTEIEEARKFDDLVFECTQGSKKVYRFLQAKHTQDEDNKKIGVGNLLTKDKSGEFGLAKYFVSYLKIKNNQDFADGNLKDFIICTNIDFDLDQSTARNTVKKLRVKTLGPNEEIEILVEVIDTSDVFFKDGGTRYKFSYIHNNMISVVQPAFESAVEEAMEELEEEIKKLQNKPDQNSKRKLERNQTWQREFGRMMNEGRLEDNIKEFFDKLVFAVNQPNEIKLADIIKSELGEQFNDIDRQNVYARFQEKMLDWLKEKGRRFLTHEDGREFFRKMKEEILGGFRFEVRNPVGSFTGRTEELRELHKLIQKSQGVATVISQLVSICGLGGIGKTELARKYIEKHSKNYDNNIIWINAATYETIVQSFFRLAKGLLGIPTEDRDIESIVRDIYAFFAKRKSLFVFDNAEKYRSEGQDAGISQFLPSHFLSSDDNKPSVLITSRNQKWGDIEVLTLGIFKESIDFIRKALDIKDGSQENEIKNLAETLQHFPLALQQAVAYIKERDIALKNVGLRFEISDYLKRYKEEAEKLLDFKFPEDSNDSYTETTFITWRITINKIKDNAEYGQQAKEILDIIAYIASDNIPVEMFLGLERNREKLGDAIQLLKQYSMINSGEEQSSVNVHRLVQQVTRIELEKQGKEKVVKKTFELLKESFPYGSDKLEDYAKKRQLLPHLEAFLSHIDNWLEEKPSESLEKQAIEKDYLVDLLIWMDDGYSDLGNPRRQKELLERALPIFKEYYSPDHFQVVRTLGNLGIVYGALGDHKKAKELFERALVIQEKHYGPDHFEFAKTFVNLGITYGALGNHKRKKELLEQALPIFEKHYGFDHFQVAMVLANLGNVYGNLGNLRKAKKLLERALAIQEKYYGSDHFQVAKTLANLGNAYRDLGNYEKRKELLLRALPIFEKHYGPGHPEVAKLLANLSIVHGDLGNYEKKKELLEWALPIFEKHYGPDHPEVAKPSAELGKV